In Ancalomicrobiaceae bacterium S20, the following proteins share a genomic window:
- a CDS encoding heme biosynthesis HemY N-terminal domain-containing protein, with protein sequence MLKLVLFFAFLAAAALGFSWLADHNGAVAVDWLGYRTETDVMTVGIAIAVLILIVMAVVAVLRGVWNTPSLIGAFFERRRRERGWRALSQGMIAVGAGDPSQAGRLAIEARRILGDEPLALLLEAQAAQLTGDRDRARAAFERMAKEPDTRLLGLRGLYVEASRYGEAEAARHFAEEAHNTQPRIGWAGQALLEFQAQTHDWEDALATIDRNARNKVIDKAAAKRLRAVALTALAGELEQGEPERAKNLAMEAHGLAPELVPASVLAARLLARGGDVRKAARVIESTWRLDPHPDLARAYAYLRPGDSVQDRLTRIRELGRVRANHPEGAFAIAWGSLDAGDFDGARTALKPLIAEVPTRRVCLLMAEIETRQHGDRNAARGWLARAVRAPRDPAWVAEGFVSDTWMPVSPATGKLDAFEWKVPPESLTGDDHLLAIEEEEIAPPAASAKTIELGAGPSGPSAPSPATPSPATPSPAEPAPAALDAGRARA encoded by the coding sequence ATGTTGAAGCTCGTCCTGTTCTTCGCGTTCCTCGCCGCCGCCGCGCTCGGCTTCTCCTGGCTCGCCGATCACAACGGCGCCGTCGCGGTCGACTGGCTCGGTTATCGCACCGAAACCGACGTGATGACCGTCGGTATCGCCATCGCCGTGCTGATCCTGATCGTGATGGCCGTCGTCGCGGTGCTGCGCGGTGTCTGGAACACCCCGAGCCTGATCGGCGCCTTCTTCGAACGCCGCCGCCGCGAGCGCGGCTGGCGCGCGCTGTCGCAGGGCATGATCGCGGTCGGCGCCGGCGACCCGTCGCAGGCCGGCCGGCTCGCGATCGAGGCGCGCCGCATCCTCGGCGACGAGCCGCTCGCGCTGCTGCTCGAAGCACAGGCCGCCCAGCTGACCGGCGACCGCGACCGCGCGCGGGCCGCCTTCGAGCGCATGGCGAAGGAGCCGGACACCCGCCTGCTCGGCCTGCGCGGCCTCTATGTCGAGGCGTCCCGCTATGGCGAGGCCGAAGCGGCCCGGCACTTCGCGGAAGAGGCCCACAACACCCAGCCGCGCATCGGCTGGGCCGGTCAGGCCCTGCTCGAGTTCCAGGCCCAGACCCACGACTGGGAAGACGCGCTCGCCACCATCGATCGCAACGCCCGCAACAAGGTGATCGACAAGGCCGCCGCCAAGCGGCTGCGCGCCGTCGCACTGACCGCGCTCGCCGGCGAGCTCGAACAGGGTGAACCGGAGCGCGCCAAGAACCTCGCCATGGAAGCCCATGGCCTGGCGCCCGAGCTGGTACCGGCCTCGGTTCTGGCCGCCCGCCTGCTCGCGCGCGGCGGCGACGTCCGCAAGGCCGCGCGCGTGATCGAGAGCACCTGGCGGCTCGACCCACATCCCGATCTCGCCCGCGCCTACGCCTATCTGCGTCCGGGCGACTCGGTGCAGGATCGCCTGACCCGCATCCGCGAGCTCGGCCGCGTGCGCGCCAACCATCCCGAAGGCGCCTTCGCGATCGCCTGGGGCTCGCTCGACGCCGGCGACTTCGACGGCGCCCGCACCGCGCTGAAGCCGCTGATCGCCGAGGTGCCGACCCGGCGCGTCTGCCTGCTGATGGCCGAGATCGAGACCCGCCAGCACGGCGACCGCAACGCCGCGCGCGGCTGGCTCGCCCGCGCGGTGCGCGCGCCGCGCGATCCGGCCTGGGTCGCGGAAGGCTTCGTATCGGACACCTGGATGCCGGTGTCGCCAGCGACCGGCAAGCTCGACGCCTTCGAATGGAAGGTGCCGCCCGAGAGCCTCACCGGCGACGACCACCTGCTCGCGATCGAAGAGGAAGAGATCGCGCCCCCGGCTGCATCCGCCAAGACGATCGAGCTCGGTGCGGGTCCGTCCGGGCCTTCCGCCCCGTCTCCGGCTACTCCGTCTCCGGCCACTCCGTCTCCGGCTGAACCGGCGCCTGCGGCGCTCGACGCCGGCCGCGCCCGAGCCTGA
- a CDS encoding 50S ribosomal protein L11 methyltransferase gives MGRGDEAAFIAANTALAAPPHVPEIRLHLATDALPLWHKTEEELDAAGLPLPFWAFAWAGGQALARHVLDNPDLVRGRQVLVFAAGSGLEAIAACRAGAAAVVATDIDAFARSAMVLNAAANGVGFEITAMDVLAAPFAALQPRPDVVLLGDVFYEKPMAERVATWAAQALAAGANVLVGDPGRSYLPKDRLVALAEYRVPTTLALEDAEVKRTVVWRFLG, from the coding sequence ATGGGCAGGGGCGACGAGGCGGCTTTCATCGCGGCGAACACGGCTCTCGCCGCGCCGCCGCACGTGCCGGAGATCCGGCTGCATCTCGCCACCGATGCCCTGCCGCTCTGGCACAAGACCGAAGAGGAACTCGACGCCGCGGGCCTGCCGCTGCCGTTCTGGGCTTTCGCCTGGGCCGGCGGGCAGGCGCTCGCGCGCCATGTCCTCGACAATCCGGATCTGGTCCGCGGCCGCCAAGTGCTGGTGTTCGCGGCCGGCTCGGGGCTGGAGGCGATCGCGGCATGCCGGGCCGGTGCGGCCGCGGTGGTCGCGACCGATATCGATGCCTTCGCCCGCTCCGCCATGGTGCTGAACGCGGCGGCGAACGGTGTCGGCTTCGAGATCACGGCTATGGACGTGCTCGCCGCGCCGTTCGCGGCGCTTCAGCCGCGCCCGGACGTCGTGCTGCTCGGCGACGTCTTCTATGAAAAGCCGATGGCCGAGCGGGTCGCCACCTGGGCGGCGCAAGCGCTCGCGGCCGGCGCGAACGTGCTGGTCGGTGATCCCGGCCGGTCGTACCTGCCGAAGGATCGCCTCGTCGCGCTCGCCGAATACCGCGTCCCGACGACATTGGCGCTCGAGGATGCCGAGGTGAAGCGCACTGTCGTGTGGCGCTTTCTCGGCTGA
- a CDS encoding YciI family protein encodes MLFMAICRDKAGHTGVRAANRDTHLAWLKGLGDTVKIAGPFMDEAATEMRGSLVVIEAESLAAATAIFDADPYKAAGLFESVEIRPWRWVVGAPAA; translated from the coding sequence ATGCTGTTCATGGCGATCTGCCGCGACAAGGCCGGGCACACGGGCGTGCGCGCGGCCAACCGCGATACCCATCTCGCCTGGTTGAAGGGGCTCGGCGACACGGTGAAGATCGCCGGTCCGTTCATGGACGAGGCGGCGACCGAGATGCGCGGTTCGCTGGTGGTGATCGAGGCGGAGAGCCTGGCGGCGGCGACCGCGATCTTCGACGCCGACCCTTACAAGGCGGCGGGCCTGTTCGAGAGCGTCGAGATCCGGCCCTGGCGCTGGGTCGTCGGCGCGCCGGCCGCGTGA
- the hemC gene encoding hydroxymethylbilane synthase encodes MWRIGTRGSALALAQAHEVRDRLMAATGLAQDRFEIVVMSTSGDRIQDRPLAEVGGKGLFTKEIEDALEERTIDLAVHSSKDMPTILPDGLILSAFLPREDVRDAFISRKAKTLAELPPGSVVGTASLRRQAMVKRLRPDLAVVNYRGNVQTRLRKLDEGVVDATLLAYAGLKRLGLDHEIASLIPAEDFLPAVGQGAICIETKADEREVNELVGLIHHPETAAALICERAFLRELDGSCRTPIAGLATVDGERLQFRGLILRPDGQQAHAISAEGEPERAAAIGREAGEALRIRGGADFFASLGV; translated from the coding sequence ATCTGGCGGATCGGAACGCGGGGCAGCGCGCTGGCGCTGGCGCAGGCCCACGAGGTCCGCGACCGCCTGATGGCCGCGACCGGGCTCGCCCAGGACCGGTTCGAGATCGTCGTGATGTCGACCTCCGGCGACCGCATCCAGGATCGGCCGCTCGCCGAGGTCGGCGGCAAGGGACTGTTCACCAAGGAGATCGAGGACGCGCTCGAGGAGCGTACCATCGATCTCGCCGTCCATTCCTCGAAGGACATGCCGACGATCCTGCCGGACGGGCTGATCCTGTCCGCCTTCCTGCCCCGCGAGGACGTGCGCGATGCCTTCATCTCGCGCAAGGCCAAGACGCTCGCCGAACTGCCGCCGGGCTCGGTGGTCGGCACCGCCTCGCTACGCCGGCAGGCGATGGTGAAGCGGCTGCGCCCCGACCTCGCGGTGGTGAACTATCGCGGCAACGTGCAGACCCGGTTGCGCAAGCTCGACGAGGGCGTCGTCGACGCGACGCTGCTCGCCTATGCCGGCCTGAAGCGGCTCGGTCTCGACCACGAGATCGCGAGCCTGATTCCGGCCGAGGACTTTCTTCCCGCCGTCGGTCAGGGCGCGATCTGCATCGAGACCAAGGCGGACGAGCGCGAGGTCAACGAGCTGGTCGGCCTGATCCACCATCCCGAGACCGCCGCGGCGCTGATCTGCGAACGCGCCTTCCTGCGCGAACTCGACGGCTCCTGCCGCACGCCGATCGCCGGTCTCGCGACCGTCGACGGCGAGCGGTTGCAGTTCCGCGGCCTGATCCTGCGGCCGGACGGCCAGCAGGCGCATGCAATCTCCGCAGAAGGCGAGCCGGAACGCGCGGCCGCGATCGGCCGCGAGGCCGGCGAGGCCCTGCGCATCCGCGGCGGCGCCGATTTCTTCGCCTCGCTCGGCGTCTGA
- a CDS encoding uroporphyrinogen-III synthase: protein MRVLVTRPEPEASTTADRLRAMGHDPIVDPLLVPRPLDAALPDPAGIQAVALTSRAAARLLGQHPEIGAYRDKPVFTVGDATAAAARDAGFADVRSAGGTWEDLAGRLLAACDPAGGAVLYAAGVDRSGDLAGRLAPDGLTVVTSEIYRMDPSDHLDPATVAALADGSIRAVLLYSKRTADLFVSRLTEAFEGRNWPAPTVHAISAPVAARVAEAGFQRVVVADEPTAESLLATLR from the coding sequence ATGCGGGTTCTCGTCACGCGCCCGGAACCCGAGGCCTCGACCACCGCGGACCGGCTACGCGCGATGGGGCATGACCCGATCGTCGACCCGCTTCTGGTGCCCCGGCCGCTGGACGCCGCCCTGCCCGACCCGGCCGGCATCCAGGCCGTGGCGCTGACCAGCCGGGCCGCCGCCCGGCTTCTCGGCCAGCATCCCGAGATCGGCGCCTATCGAGACAAGCCCGTCTTCACCGTCGGCGACGCGACCGCCGCCGCCGCCCGCGACGCGGGCTTCGCCGACGTGCGCTCGGCCGGCGGCACCTGGGAGGATCTGGCCGGCCGGCTGCTCGCGGCCTGCGATCCCGCCGGGGGCGCGGTGCTCTATGCCGCCGGCGTCGACCGCAGCGGCGATCTCGCCGGCCGGCTCGCGCCGGACGGACTGACGGTCGTCACCAGCGAGATCTACCGGATGGACCCGTCCGACCATCTCGATCCGGCAACCGTGGCGGCCCTCGCCGACGGGTCGATCCGAGCCGTGCTGCTCTATTCGAAACGGACGGCCGACCTGTTTGTCAGTCGCCTGACTGAGGCCTTCGAAGGCCGGAATTGGCCGGCTCCGACGGTCCATGCTATATCCGCTCCCGTAGCGGCCCGTGTGGCCGAGGCCGGCTTTCAGCGGGTGGTCGTCGCCGACGAACCGACCGCGGAGAGCCTGCTCGCCACACTCCGTTAA
- the tsaD gene encoding tRNA (adenosine(37)-N6)-threonylcarbamoyltransferase complex transferase subunit TsaD — MLILGIETSCDETAAAVVARGPDGQGRILANVVRSQIEEHAVFGGVVPEIAARAHVELLDGIVAAALADAGVGFGDLAAVSATAGPGLIGGVIVGLMTAKAIAMTHRLPLVAVNHLEGHALTARMTDQLAFPYLLLLVSGGHTQFVAVHGLGRYERLGTTIDDALGEAFDKTAKMLGLPYPGGPAVERVARDGDPTRFDLPRPYLGRDSLDFSFSGLKTAVRQAAAAVAPLTERDVADLAASFQAAVTDVIGRKVERALERFRRATGVAEPVLVAAGGVAANKAIGAALGAAAAKVGGRVVVPPPKLCTDNGAMIAWAGAERLAAGLIDGLDAPARARWPLDADAAPKLGSGQLGAKA, encoded by the coding sequence ATCCTGATCCTAGGGATCGAGACGAGCTGCGACGAGACCGCCGCGGCGGTGGTCGCGCGCGGACCCGACGGGCAGGGCCGGATCCTCGCCAATGTCGTGCGCTCGCAGATCGAGGAACATGCCGTGTTCGGCGGCGTGGTGCCGGAAATCGCGGCGCGCGCGCATGTCGAGTTGCTGGACGGCATCGTCGCGGCCGCGCTCGCCGATGCCGGGGTCGGCTTCGGCGACCTTGCGGCGGTCTCGGCGACCGCCGGCCCGGGCCTGATCGGCGGCGTCATCGTCGGGTTGATGACGGCCAAGGCGATCGCCATGACGCATCGCCTGCCGCTCGTCGCGGTCAATCATCTCGAAGGTCATGCGCTGACGGCGCGCATGACCGATCAACTCGCCTTCCCCTATCTGCTGCTGCTCGTCTCGGGCGGTCACACGCAGTTCGTCGCCGTGCACGGGCTCGGCCGCTACGAGCGGCTCGGCACCACCATCGACGATGCCCTCGGCGAGGCCTTCGACAAGACCGCCAAGATGCTCGGCCTACCCTATCCGGGCGGACCGGCGGTCGAGCGTGTGGCGCGCGACGGCGACCCGACCCGCTTCGATCTGCCGCGGCCCTATCTCGGCCGCGACAGCCTCGATTTCTCGTTCTCCGGCCTGAAGACCGCGGTCCGGCAGGCGGCCGCGGCGGTCGCGCCGCTGACCGAGCGCGACGTCGCCGATCTCGCCGCCTCGTTCCAGGCCGCCGTCACCGATGTGATCGGCCGCAAGGTCGAGCGCGCGCTGGAACGGTTCCGGCGCGCGACCGGGGTCGCCGAGCCGGTGCTGGTCGCCGCTGGCGGTGTCGCGGCCAACAAGGCGATCGGGGCGGCGCTCGGGGCCGCCGCCGCGAAGGTCGGCGGCCGCGTGGTCGTGCCGCCGCCGAAGCTCTGCACCGACAATGGCGCGATGATCGCCTGGGCCGGCGCCGAACGGCTCGCGGCCGGGCTGATCGACGGGCTCGACGCCCCGGCCCGCGCGCGCTGGCCGCTCGATGCCGACGCGGCGCCGAAGCTCGGTTCCGGCCAGCTCGGGGCCAAGGCATGA
- a CDS encoding EVE domain-containing protein produces the protein MAHWLYKSEPEVWSWDRQVEAGEAGTYWDGVRNYLANNHMKAMQVGERGFFYHSNEGKAVVGIVEVVKPWAHDPKDETGKFGAVTLKAVAPLPKPVGLVEIKADPRLAEMVLVKNSRLSVQPVTDDEWALICSLGGVTAP, from the coding sequence ATGGCGCATTGGCTCTACAAGTCCGAACCGGAGGTCTGGTCCTGGGACCGGCAGGTCGAGGCCGGTGAGGCCGGCACCTATTGGGACGGCGTCCGCAACTATCTCGCCAACAATCACATGAAGGCGATGCAGGTCGGCGAGCGCGGCTTCTTCTATCACTCGAACGAGGGCAAGGCCGTCGTCGGCATCGTCGAGGTGGTCAAGCCCTGGGCGCATGATCCCAAGGACGAGACCGGCAAGTTCGGTGCGGTAACGTTGAAGGCGGTGGCGCCGTTGCCGAAGCCGGTCGGGCTCGTCGAGATCAAGGCCGATCCGCGGCTCGCCGAGATGGTGCTGGTCAAGAACTCGCGGCTGTCGGTGCAACCGGTCACGGACGACGAATGGGCGCTGATCTGCTCGCTCGGCGGCGTGACGGCACCCTGA
- a CDS encoding NAD(P)H-dependent glycerol-3-phosphate dehydrogenase, with protein sequence MSAAETSGATMPGAMRSVAVVGGGAFGTALALVAARAGRRAVLVARDAETVAAINGQARNPRYLGDLVLEPAIVATTDIGAVAKADLVVLAVPAQATRAAARDLSGVVRPGVPVIAAAKGLENGTHAVMTDIIAAELPQAAPACLSGPSFAADIARGLPTALTVAAADMDLAEALAQALTSPSFRPYASDDLIGVQIGGALKNVLAIGAGMVVGRGLGASAQAALVARGFAELARLGRALGGRTETLMGLSGLGDLVLTATSPQSRNFSLGLAIGEGGSVAALTGAGTKLAEGATTAAVAVRFAAERDVELPIAAAVAAVLSGRLSVDGAVESLMSRPLKREVE encoded by the coding sequence ATGAGCGCGGCGGAGACCTCCGGGGCGACGATGCCGGGCGCGATGCGTTCGGTGGCGGTGGTCGGCGGCGGCGCCTTCGGTACGGCGCTGGCGCTGGTGGCGGCGCGGGCCGGCCGACGCGCGGTGCTCGTCGCGCGCGATGCGGAAACGGTCGCCGCGATCAACGGGCAGGCCCGCAATCCGCGCTATCTCGGCGATCTCGTCCTCGAGCCTGCGATTGTGGCGACGACCGACATCGGCGCCGTCGCCAAAGCCGATCTCGTCGTCCTCGCCGTGCCCGCGCAAGCGACGCGTGCGGCGGCGCGCGATCTCTCCGGCGTGGTCCGGCCGGGCGTGCCGGTGATCGCCGCCGCCAAGGGGCTTGAAAACGGCACCCACGCGGTCATGACCGACATTATCGCCGCCGAGTTGCCGCAGGCCGCGCCGGCCTGCCTGTCGGGACCGAGCTTCGCCGCCGATATCGCGCGGGGCCTGCCGACCGCGCTGACCGTCGCGGCGGCCGACATGGACCTTGCCGAGGCGCTGGCGCAGGCGCTGACCTCGCCGAGCTTCCGGCCCTATGCCTCGGACGATCTCATCGGCGTGCAGATCGGCGGGGCGCTGAAGAACGTGCTCGCCATCGGCGCCGGCATGGTGGTCGGTCGCGGGCTCGGGGCGAGCGCGCAGGCGGCTCTGGTCGCGCGCGGCTTCGCCGAACTGGCGCGGCTCGGCCGGGCGCTCGGCGGGCGTACCGAGACGCTGATGGGGCTTTCGGGCCTCGGCGATCTCGTGCTGACCGCGACCTCGCCGCAGTCGCGCAATTTCTCGCTCGGGCTCGCGATCGGGGAGGGCGGCTCCGTCGCGGCGCTGACGGGGGCCGGGACCAAGCTCGCCGAGGGCGCGACCACGGCCGCGGTCGCGGTCCGTTTCGCGGCCGAGCGCGACGTCGAGCTGCCGATCGCGGCGGCGGTCGCGGCGGTACTGTCGGGCCGGCTCAGCGTCGATGGCGCGGTCGAGAGCCTGATGTCGCGGCCGCTGAAGCGCGAAGTCGAATAG